The Lacticaseibacillus pabuli region CGAGCACAGCTGCGCTATGCCCGCACCTTACTTGCCTTGCTCGCGGCTGCGGTTGATGTTGCCGCGTTGTTCACGAGCGGCTGGGTGGCACTTGTTGTCGCGGCGCTGATTGCCGTTGCCGCAACGATGGCCGCACGCCGCTACACGGCGGGGCAATTTGATATCCACTTGGCCATTCAGCGCGAAAATGCCCGGATGGCGACCATCTACCGCTTCTACAACTTATTCACGGATGTTCCGGGCCTGGGTGGCATGGTCCACCGCCGCGCCTATCTGGACGGCTTGCTCAAGCGGATGCAGGGTCAGACCACAAACACGTGGCGGTACCTCTACACGCGCGGTCTACTGCGGAGTGATGAATTCGGTAGCTTGAGTTTGCGGCTGTCGTTAACGGGTGCAGTTCTGATTCTTTTATGTAATAATTGGTGGCTGGCGCTTATCTTGGGCCTAGTTTTCATCTATGTGCTCGGCATTCAACTCGAGCCACTCGCCCGGCGCTACGACGAAATTGTCTTTACCCATCTTTATCCAACGCCTGCCAGCGATCGACCGGTCGCGTGGGCGCAGACTGTGACCCCCGTACTCATGGCACAAGCGCTGCTGGCAGGGGTCGTGAGCGCAATTCACCAGCGGACATTGCTGGGACTAGTTCCACTGCTGGGGATGCTCGTGGCCGCGTACTTGCTACCGTACACAATCTTGCAGCGACGAATCGCCAAACGACAATAAAAAAAGGCCGCACACTGGCGACCGATTATCTTTAATATCATAAAGTAGTAAGAAAGAGGAAACAAATGCGACTGCGTAATAAATCATGGGCCAAGCCGCTCATTAAAGCGAATCCGGATATGATCAGCATTACCCCAACTGGCATGCAGGGAAAGTGGCAAGAAAAATTTGCCGACAATCAGCCCCTCATGCTAGAAGTTGGTTCGGGTAAGGGCCGCTTCATCACGGAAATGGCGAAGGCCAATCCACATCAGAATTTCATCGCCCTCGAATTGCAGGAGACCGCGATTGCGTACATTCTGCGCAAACAGGTCGAGCTCAAGTTGCCCAATTTGCACCTCATCTTGGGTGACGGGGCTGACCTGAGCGAATACTTTGCAGCAAACGAAGTGGCTGGATTGTTCCT contains the following coding sequences:
- a CDS encoding ABC transporter permease, with the translated sequence MSKLWRQRLTAHAKAQSRYLRRVFNDNFVIVLIVMLGALLYAYSNFVNHIVYEPWLMVLVGVILGGSLLLGQLATMLENADEAFLLPQLAAMRDYLRQGVTYSMALPAVIQVLLTIAAWPLMGGGMPVGVTMVVPILIGQVLFKWADMQLQLAQLYRAQLRYARTLLALLAAAVDVAALFTSGWVALVVAALIAVAATMAARRYTAGQFDIHLAIQRENARMATIYRFYNLFTDVPGLGGMVHRRAYLDGLLKRMQGQTTNTWRYLYTRGLLRSDEFGSLSLRLSLTGAVLILLCNNWWLALILGLVFIYVLGIQLEPLARRYDEIVFTHLYPTPASDRPVAWAQTVTPVLMAQALLAGVVSAIHQRTLLGLVPLLGMLVAAYLLPYTILQRRIAKRQ
- the trmB gene encoding tRNA (guanosine(46)-N7)-methyltransferase TrmB yields the protein MRLRNKSWAKPLIKANPDMISITPTGMQGKWQEKFADNQPLMLEVGSGKGRFITEMAKANPHQNFIALELQETAIAYILRKQVELKLPNLHLILGDGADLSEYFAANEVAGLFLNFSDPWPKTRHEKRRLTYKSFLSQYENIMAEGAPLQFKTDNQGLFEYSLVSMNNYGMQFDLVSLDLHKDKRVEGNIETEYEHKFSSKGGRIYELLAKFKH